Genomic DNA from Desulfonema ishimotonii:
CAGGCATACCGAGAAAGCCGGGAATGAGCCGGGATGATCTGGTGAGTACCAATGCCGGTATTATGAAAAGCGTGACAGAGCAGATCGCCAAATATTCCCCGGATGCCATTCTGATCATCGTCAGCAATCCCCTGGACGCCATGTGTCATGTTGCCTATGAGGCCAGCGGCTTCCCGAAAAACAGGGTCATCGGCATGGCCGGTGTACTCGATTCGGCCCGCTTCAGAGCCTTTATTGCCATGGAACTGGATGTTTCCATTGAGAATACCCACGCCTTTGTCCTCGGCGGACACGGCGACACGATGGTGCCGCTGCCGCGTTTCTCCACTGTTGCCGGTATCCCCATTACAGAGCTGATGTCCCAGGAACGTATTGACTCGCTGGTTGACCGGACCGCCAACGGCGGCGCTGAGATCGTCGGCCTCCTCAAAACCGGCAGCGCTTTTTACGCCCCGGCCTCTTCCGCTGTGGAAATGGCCAAATCCATCCTGTTTGACAAAAAACAGATCCTTCCCTGTGCCGCCTATCTTGAAGGCGAATACGGCATCAGCGATCTTTTCATCGGTGTGCCGGTAAAACTGGGCAAAAACGGTGTGGAGCAGGTCATTGAAATCACGCTGAAGGACGATGAGATGGCCAAACTTCAGGAATCTGCCGCCGCCGTTCAGGATTTGAAAACCACTCTGGCCAAACTGAAATAATATCCCGCAATTCTTATGGCCGAAGCGTGTTCCGAATCGCTTCGGCCATTTTCAGGCTGATTCCGGGCACGGCCCCCAGCTCTTCCAGGGTCGCTGCCCGGATTTTTCTGATGCTGCCGAAATGCTTCAGCAGGGCCTTTTTCCGCTGTCTGCCGATGCCGGGGATGGTATCCATCTCGGACGTCAGTGCGTTTTTCCGGCGACGGCTGCGGTGAAAGGTGATGGCAAAGCGGTGAGCCTCGTCCCGGATCTGCTGAAGAAACAGCAAAAGATCCCCGTCCCGGCCCCAGATCACCGGGTTGGCCCGGCCTGGCTGATAGATTTTGTCCTCGGTTTCCCCGGCCTTTTCATCCTTCTTGGCAATACCGGCCACCTCAAATGCGCCTTCAAGGCCCAGTTCCCGGATCACAGACAGGGCGATACCGAGCTGTCCCTTGCCGCCGTCCACCATCAGCAGGTCGGGATACGGTTCGGACTGCGCCCCCTTTCCCAGTCGCCGGGTCAGCACTTCGGCCATATAGGCGTAGTCATCGTGTTCCTCAACCGTTCTGATTTTATATTTGCGGTATGCTGATTTTTTCGGCGCTCCGTTTTCAAAGACCACCATGCCTGCGACCGGAGAAGTCCCGGAGATATTGGAATTATCAAAGCATTCGATGCGCTCTGGAAAACGTTGCATCCTGAGCCGCTTCTGAAGGCGGGAAAGTCGCTCAATACCGGTCTCGGCAGATTCGGTCAGCGATCTGAGCCGGTCACCGGCATTCTGAACCGCCATTTTCAGAAGATGCGCCTTTTCCCCCCGCCGGGGCTGAAGCAGGGAGACCTTTTTTCCTTTCAGCGTTTTTAAAAACCCTTCAAGCAGTTCCGCATCCTCTGCCTCAGCGGGAATCAGGATTTCCGGGGGAATAAAACGGCTTTTTTCATAATACTGCCGAATGAACGCATCCAGAATTCCGGCATCCGTCGAAAGGGTCGGCGGAAAGGTGAAATGCCGTGAATCAATCAGATAGCCGCCCCGGACCGCCATCCGGGTGATGACCACATGGCGGGCTGACCGTGCAAGGGCCAGGACATCCCGGTCTTTGAGATCTTTTGAGATCGCAACCTGTTTTTCAAGAATTTTTTTCAGGCCGAACATTTTATCCCGAAGTTCCGCAGCCTTTTCAAATGCCTGAACGGCGGCGGCCGCCGCCATTTCCGTCTCTATTTCCTGAATCAGTTCCGGGGTCCGGCCCTTTAAAAACAGGATCACCTCCCGGACGATCCCGTCGTAGACAGCCCTGTCCACCTTTCGGCAGCACGGCCCCAGGCATCCGTCCATCTGGCAGTTGAGACAGGGACGGTCCCGTTTGGTCAGCACTTTTGTTTTACACTTGCGCAGTTTGAAGGTTTTGTTGATAAAGTTCAGGGTCTGCCGGACCGACCGGGATGAGGTGAACGGCCCGAAGTAGAGCGCCCCGTCATTTTCGATCTTCCGTACAACGGAGATGGCGGGCCAGGGATTCTGAACGTCCAGGCGCAGGGAGGGATAGCGCTTGTCATCTTTCAGAATCACATTGTAACGGGGCCTGTATCGCCTGATCAGGTTGGATTCCAGAATCAGCGCTTCGTTTTCAGTGCCGGTGATGATGGTGTCAAAGGCAACGATCTGCCGGACCAGCACCCCGGTCTTCATGTCGAGCTGATCCGGGCTTTTGAAATATGAGGCCAGCCGCTTTTTCAGGTTTCGGGCCTTGCCCACATAGATCACCTTTCCGGCATCATCTTTCATCAGGTAGGCGCCCGGCGCAGAAGAGACGTTTGCCAATTTTTCCTTCAGATCTGTCATTTTTCCTGTCATCGTCCGTAACTGTTCCTGTGAATACTCCCGTGAGGGCGTTCGGCACAAATAAACGACCCGTTTCAGGATGGTAGGACGGGGTTACGGCCCCGTCAAATATGACTTCAGATAGCGTGGGTAGTCTTATTTTGGGAAACGCCCTGAGAACATTTTTTTTCAACATTGGTTTCAGCCACCACGCAGGGCGGCGCTACCGTTTCAGAGGGCGGATGCTACGGGTATTATTTCAAACCGTTACATTTTGTTGATGTGTATTGAAATTCAGACATGAAACCGGTTTAAGGGATGTCGAAGGGTGTGTCCCACCTTTTGCACAAAACATCTGCCGACTTCGGATGGCATAAGGGCATTTTCAGTCTGATCAGGCCGCAGTACCCTGAAAATATATGAAAAATATTTTTCCACAGAATTTACCGGATATTCCGGTTCTCTGACAGAAAAATCCGATTCCGGCTTTTGTGCAAAAGACGGGACACCGCAGATCTCTTTGAAAAAAATGAAAATATCGTCTTATTGTTCTGTCAGCGGATTTACCCCTGACAGCCTCCTGTGCAAAAAGTGGGACACACCCATGTCGAAACAGATGTGTTGCCTGCCGACAAGGCTGACGGGGCCGTAACCCCGTCCTACCATTAACGGATATCGGTATTTTTATTTTTTCAAAGTCCCTAAAGCCCGAAGGCGTCCTTCATCGCCTGAATCTGATCCCGGAGAGCAGCCGCCTTTTCAAAGGCCAGATCGCGGGCCGCGGCGTCCATCTCCTTTTCCAGCGCCGCAATGGTCTCTTCGGGAGTGGCCGTATCGCCGTAGGACGCGACACGCTCGGCCACCTGCCGGACCGGCACATCGGCAGTTTTGGCAAATGCAAAGACAGGGGCGATGGCCTTTCGGATGGTGGTCGGTGTGATATGATGCCGTTGGTTGTATGCCTGCTGAATCTTCCGGCGGCGGTCTGTTTCGTCAATCGCCTTTTTCATGGACCGGGTGATGGTGTCCGCATACATGATCACCTTGCCGTTTGCGTTGCGGGCCGCCCGTCCGCAGGTCTGGATCAGCGACCGGCCTGAGCGCAGAAACCCCTCTTTATCCGCATCCAGAATGGCGACCAGCGAAACTTCGGGGATATCCAGGCCTTCCCGGAGCAGGTTGATCCCCACCAGCACATCGAATTTCCCCTCCCGGAGGCTCTGAATAATCTCCAGGCGCTCCAGCGTACCGATGTCCGCGTGAAGATAGCGGACCCGGACCCCCAGATCGGCGTAATATTCGGTCAGATCCTCGGCCATCCGTTTGGTGAGGGTTGTGACCAGCACCCGTTCCCTTTTTTTCACCCGCTGCTGAATCTCATCCAGCAGGTCGTCCACCTGATGTCTGGCGCTGCGCACGTCGATTTCGGGATCAATCAGCCCGGTGGGCCGGACGATCAGCTCTGTCATGGCATCACCGGCTATCTCCAGCTCGTAATCCGCAGGGGTTGCCGAAACATAGACGGTCTGAATGGCCCGCTCCCGGAATTCCTCAAATTTCAGGGGCCGGTTATCCAGCGCCGACGGCAGACGAAAGCCGTAGCTGACCAGGGTCTTTTTCCGGGAACGGTCGCCGTTATACATCCCCGGACCTGGGGGACGGCAATGTGGCTTTCGTCGATGAAGATCAGAAAATCTTCGGGGAAATAGTCCAGCAGGGTAGGGGGCGGATCACCGGGGTTTCTGCCGGTCAGATGCCGGGAATAGTTTTCAATGCCGTTGCAATAGCCCATCTCCAGCATCATCTCCAGATCGAAATTGGTCCGCTCCTCAATGCGCTGTGCCTCGATGAGCTTATCCGCATCTCTGAAAAAGCCGATGCGCGTTTTGAGTTCCTTATTGATCGCCTCAATGGCCTTTTGCAATGTGCCCTTTCCGGTGACGTAGTGGCTGGCGGGAAAAAGCGTTATCCGGTCCAATCGCCGGATCACATCGCCTTTCAGCGGATCGATCTCCGCCAGCCCTTCGATCTCATCCCCGAAAAATTCAATGCGGATGGCCCTGTCCTCCTCATAGGCAGGGAATATTTCCACCCGGTCGCCCCGCACCCGGAACACCCCCCGGTGGAAGTCCGTATCATTGCGCTCATACTGCATCGCCACAAATTTGCGAAGCAGCCGGTCCCGGTCCATTTCCGTGTCCGATTCAAGGTCGATGCGCATTCCCAGATAATCTTCGGGTGCGCCCAGGCCGTAGATGCACGAAACGCTGGCGACGACGATGACATCCCGCCGGGAAAGCACGGACCGGGTGGCCGAATGGCGCAGCTTGTCGATCATTTCGTTGACAGAGGCATCCTTCTGAATATAGGTGTCGCTGGTGGGGATATAGGCTTCGGGCTGGTAATAATCGTAATAGCTGACAAAATATTCAACCGCGTTATCCGGGAACAGGCCTTTGAATTCATTATATAACTGCCCCGCAAGGGTTTTGTTGGGGGCCATGACCAGCGTCGGCCTCTCCGTTTCGGCAATGATATTGGCCATTGTGAAGGTCTTGCCAGCTCCGGTGACGCCGAGCATCACGTTGTGCGGACGGTCAGCCCTGATATTGCGGACCAGTTGTTTTATGGCCCTGGGCTGATCTCCCCGGGGCGTGAAGTCAGAAACAATATTAAATAATGACATAATTTTTTCACATCGCGGTGTTGTTCTGCGTCTACCCTGAACTGTCATGCCTGCGAAAACAGACATTCCGAAATACGACGATGAGTTTCCGCTGTTGCGGGAACAACGACCGAAGTCAGAACGTCGGTTTTCAAAACAGCTTCAGGTTCCGTCATTCCTGTGAAAGCAGAAATCCTAAGAGGCTGTTATAAAATTTTTAACAGATTCCCACGTTTGCGGGATGATGAAAAAGCAGGGACACAAAAAATTTCCCGTAAGGGATTTCAGCATCAATAAACGACCCGTTTCAGGACGGTAGGACGGGGTTACGTCCCCGTCAGATATGATCGCCGATCTGTAACGTCAGGAAAATCCGGGCGGCGGGGGAACACCGTTTTGGCGGGGACGTAACCCCGCTCTACCATTCCTATGGGTATTTTTATTTCACGAAAGTCCCTAACACTCCTGTGGGATGCGCTGAGGCCGGTCTCCTGACAATGTAAAAACAGGCCATCACAGAAAAATGGCACCTGACCTGATATACTGCCTACCGTCATAAAATAAGCCTTTGTCATTTCGACCGAAGGGAGAAATCCTGAGATTCCCCACATCCGTTCGGAATGACAAAAACGCAGATTGTGGCGGTGCTGAGAATGACATCATATCAGCGAGTGTTTTTTTCCGCAGGACATTTTGCAAATATGCTCCGAAAGAGACCTCACCCTTCCAAAAGCACAATGCTCATGGCGGCAATGCCCTCACCCGTGCCGATCATCCCAAGCCCCTCGGTTGTGGTCGCCTTAATATTAACCTGATGCGGCTCAACTGCAAGGGCCTGGGCGATATTTTCAGCCATCTTCTGCCGATGCGGGGAGAGTTTCGGGGCCTGGGCAAAAACGGTACTGTCGATATTGACAACAGACAGCCCCTTTTTCCGGATCATGTCAACTGTCCGGATCAGGAGTTTCATGCTGTCAATATCCTTAAACGCCGGGTCCGTGTCCGGGAAATGGAGGCCGATATCGCCCATCCCGGCAGCGCCCAGCAGCGCATCACAAATGGCGTGAAGTAACACATCCGCATCCGAGTGCCCCAGCAGTCCTTTATTAAAAGGGATGTGAATTCCCCCTAAGATCAGTTTCCTGTCCTCCACCAGCCGGTGGACATCATACCCCATACCAACACGCATTTGTCATTCTCCCTCAACATTATCTTTGTATAAACCGCTATTGAATTGACACAATCACGCCATTTAATATAAAAACACTCTGAGATAAAGTATTTCTTTCTGAACAGACCATGTGTGCGTTCAGAGCAGCCAGAAATATGTGCCGTGCTGACGGCTGAAAATTCT
This window encodes:
- the mdh gene encoding malate dehydrogenase, whose protein sequence is MDKKVTVVGAGNVGATAAQRLAEKALCDVVLVDIVEGVPQGKALDLTQASAIEKHDAQIVGTNSYEETAGSDVVIITAGIPRKPGMSRDDLVSTNAGIMKSVTEQIAKYSPDAILIIVSNPLDAMCHVAYEASGFPKNRVIGMAGVLDSARFRAFIAMELDVSIENTHAFVLGGHGDTMVPLPRFSTVAGIPITELMSQERIDSLVDRTANGGAEIVGLLKTGSAFYAPASSAVEMAKSILFDKKQILPCAAYLEGEYGISDLFIGVPVKLGKNGVEQVIEITLKDDEMAKLQESAAAVQDLKTTLAKLK
- the uvrC gene encoding excinuclease ABC subunit UvrC — encoded protein: MTDLKEKLANVSSAPGAYLMKDDAGKVIYVGKARNLKKRLASYFKSPDQLDMKTGVLVRQIVAFDTIITGTENEALILESNLIRRYRPRYNVILKDDKRYPSLRLDVQNPWPAISVVRKIENDGALYFGPFTSSRSVRQTLNFINKTFKLRKCKTKVLTKRDRPCLNCQMDGCLGPCCRKVDRAVYDGIVREVILFLKGRTPELIQEIETEMAAAAAVQAFEKAAELRDKMFGLKKILEKQVAISKDLKDRDVLALARSARHVVITRMAVRGGYLIDSRHFTFPPTLSTDAGILDAFIRQYYEKSRFIPPEILIPAEAEDAELLEGFLKTLKGKKVSLLQPRRGEKAHLLKMAVQNAGDRLRSLTESAETGIERLSRLQKRLRMQRFPERIECFDNSNISGTSPVAGMVVFENGAPKKSAYRKYKIRTVEEHDDYAYMAEVLTRRLGKGAQSEPYPDLLMVDGGKGQLGIALSVIRELGLEGAFEVAGIAKKDEKAGETEDKIYQPGRANPVIWGRDGDLLLFLQQIRDEAHRFAITFHRSRRRKNALTSEMDTIPGIGRQRKKALLKHFGSIRKIRAATLEELGAVPGISLKMAEAIRNTLRP
- a CDS encoding helicase-related protein; this encodes MYNGDRSRKKTLVSYGFRLPSALDNRPLKFEEFRERAIQTVYVSATPADYELEIAGDAMTELIVRPTGLIDPEIDVRSARHQVDDLLDEIQQRVKKRERVLVTTLTKRMAEDLTEYYADLGVRVRYLHADIGTLERLEIIQSLREGKFDVLVGINLLREGLDIPEVSLVAILDADKEGFLRSGRSLIQTCGRAARNANGKVIMYADTITRSMKKAIDETDRRRKIQQAYNQRHHITPTTIRKAIAPVFAFAKTADVPVRQVAERVASYGDTATPEETIAALEKEMDAAARDLAFEKAAALRDQIQAMKDAFGL
- a CDS encoding DEAD/DEAH box helicase family protein, with the translated sequence MSLFNIVSDFTPRGDQPRAIKQLVRNIRADRPHNVMLGVTGAGKTFTMANIIAETERPTLVMAPNKTLAGQLYNEFKGLFPDNAVEYFVSYYDYYQPEAYIPTSDTYIQKDASVNEMIDKLRHSATRSVLSRRDVIVVASVSCIYGLGAPEDYLGMRIDLESDTEMDRDRLLRKFVAMQYERNDTDFHRGVFRVRGDRVEIFPAYEEDRAIRIEFFGDEIEGLAEIDPLKGDVIRRLDRITLFPASHYVTGKGTLQKAIEAINKELKTRIGFFRDADKLIEAQRIEERTNFDLEMMLEMGYCNGIENYSRHLTGRNPGDPPPTLLDYFPEDFLIFIDESHIAVPQVRGCITATVPGKRPWSATAFVCRRRWITGP
- the ispF gene encoding 2-C-methyl-D-erythritol 2,4-cyclodiphosphate synthase, with protein sequence MRVGMGYDVHRLVEDRKLILGGIHIPFNKGLLGHSDADVLLHAICDALLGAAGMGDIGLHFPDTDPAFKDIDSMKLLIRTVDMIRKKGLSVVNIDSTVFAQAPKLSPHRQKMAENIAQALAVEPHQVNIKATTTEGLGMIGTGEGIAAMSIVLLEG